The Wansuia hejianensis genomic interval ATTCCGGAACAAATTTGCTGATATCCCCGTCAAAAGCGGCAACCTCTTTGACCGTAGTGGAGCTCAGATATGCATATTCCAGAGATGTAATCAAAAATGTTGTATCTATATCAGGTGCTAATATACGGTTAGTCTGTGCCATCTGCAATTCATATTCAAAATCAGTGATCGCGCGTAATCCTCTGACAATCACTTTGGCATTGCAGGCCCTTGCAAAATCTACCGACAACCCGCAGAAGGGTTTTACCTTCACATTCGGGATATTCTCTGTTGCTTTCTCTAGTATATTAACACGTTCTTCGACAGAAAACAACGGCGTTTTTGCAGAATTATGCAAAACACCAATGATTACCTCGTCGAACAGTTCACTGGCTCTCCGGACAACATCCAGATGCCCGTTTGTTACCGGATCAAAGGTTCCAGGATATACTGCTGTTCTCATCACTCTTCTCTCTCCCCTGTGCGCCGCATAAATATGTGGGCGTTCGTCTTGTATTTCTTTTCTTTTATAATTTCGTATCCTGAATGGTTCAGCCAGGAAAAGTCTGTCTTCAATGAAGCTTCGATGACAAATAAAGTCCGGTCTGTAATGCAGCCTGCTCCTTCAAACCGTTCCAAAAGCTCCCGTTCCAGCCCCTTCAAATACGGAGGGTCCATAAAAACCACGTCAAACGGCTCTTCACTCCTCAGCTGTTCCACGGCCTGTCTGGCATCAGCCACCAGCAGCAATGCGGATTCGGAAAGTCTGGTGAACTGGAGGTTCTCCCTGATACAGGCGGCTGCCCGCCGGTTCTGCTCCACAAAACAGCAAAAAGCCGCTCCGCGGCTTAACGCCTCAATGCCGATTGCTCCGCTCCCTCCAAACAGGTCAAGGAAACGGCAGTCCGGCAGATAGGGCTGCAGCATATTAAATAACGTCTCTTTCACACGGTCCGTTGTAGGCCTTGTGTCCGTTCCAGGCACTGTCTTCAGCGGAAGGCTCCTGCATTTACCTGCTATAACTCTCATGTTTTCTCAATCCTCATCCCTGAACTGCTCCCTCCAGTCCAGATCTCCTCTTGCCAGCCCCAGGATCAGGGACTCCGCAGTAGCGATGTTCGTCGCCACCGGAATATTGTACCTGTCACAGCTTCGCACGATCTGGTACACATCTGGCTCCTTGGGATCAATCATGACCGGGTTATAAAAAAAGATCACCATATCCATATCTTCCCGCTCGATCATCTCCGTGAACTGCTTGTCTCCTCCGACGCTGCCTGCCAGAAATTTGTGTACTCTCAGATTCGTCACTTCTTCAATTCTTCTGCCTGTTGTGCCTGTGGCATACACCTCGTGTTTCATCAATATACCTTTATAAGCGATGCAAAAGTCTTCTATCAAACTCTTTTTGCTGTTGTGCGCGATGATACCAATATTCATGGTTCCATACTCCTCTCCTCGACGGTCACTGTCCGCAGCCAGGCCAGAAAGCGCCGGTCTGCCATCAGCAACCCTTGATGCTCATGGATATTATAACAAATAACTAAAAAATTCGCAATTATTTTTGCAATTTTATACGGAATCACCATCCAAAAGTTATTGTTCGCTCCGTGAACAGCAGCTTCCATACGCTTGAAAAAACTGCCAGTTTATTTTATCTGTAAACACATATACTACCAGCGTAACGAATTAACGTTACATTATCTCAGAAAATTAAAAACAAAAAATCAAAAAACAAAGGAGGCGTATGAACAATGGCTAATCGTTCATCTAATACGACTGCAGTACCGGAAGCAAAAGGCGCACTGGACCGTTTCAAATTCGAGGTGGCAAATGAACTGGGTGTTCCCCTTTCTGAAGGATATAACGGAAACCTGACTTCCAAGCAGAACGGATCTGTAGGTGGCTATATGGTGAAGAAAATGATCGAAGCTCAGGAGCGTCAGATGTCTGGCGGTTCCGGTCAGCAGTTCTAATCATTTCATCATGAAACAGGATCTCAGTTGACTGAGATCTAAAAAGAGAGACTGCCGTATTCCAGAATACGACGGTCTCTCTTAGCGTGCCTCAGGGCGGCTGGTTATAGCTCGAAGCTTCCGGTAATATTCTCGTTGATCACGTAATATGCAGTAGTCTCTTCCGGCTTCACATAAAGCTTCACATCTTTTAAATCTCCTGCGTCTCTTCCCAGTTCAGCAGTCCATATTTCCTTCACCCTGGCAAACAGATCCGCAGACGCCAGTTCCTTTCCGCTAAACTGAAGGATCAGAGAGGTGGATGGCTCTTTTTTAACCGCTTCCTTCTTGGAAGCCGTCTTACGCGAAACTGTTTTTTTAGCCGGGGCTTTCTTAGCAGCGGGCGCTTTCCTGGCCGGGGCTTTCTTATTTTCTTTTACTGTATTCTTTGCAGACTCCTTAACAGGCTCTGCAGTTTCTTTTGTA includes:
- the rsmD gene encoding 16S rRNA (guanine(966)-N(2))-methyltransferase RsmD; translated protein: MRVIAGKCRSLPLKTVPGTDTRPTTDRVKETLFNMLQPYLPDCRFLDLFGGSGAIGIEALSRGAAFCCFVEQNRRAAACIRENLQFTRLSESALLLVADARQAVEQLRSEEPFDVVFMDPPYLKGLERELLERFEGAGCITDRTLFVIEASLKTDFSWLNHSGYEIIKEKKYKTNAHIFMRRTGEREE
- a CDS encoding methylglyoxal synthase, giving the protein MNIGIIAHNSKKSLIEDFCIAYKGILMKHEVYATGTTGRRIEEVTNLRVHKFLAGSVGGDKQFTEMIEREDMDMVIFFYNPVMIDPKEPDVYQIVRSCDRYNIPVATNIATAESLILGLARGDLDWREQFRDED
- a CDS encoding DUF6465 family protein, which encodes MAEKKAPVAAVKAEVKKTSTNAVKTTEEPKQTVATKEPTKETAEPVKESAKNTVKENKKAPARKAPAAKKAPAKKTVSRKTASKKEAVKKEPSTSLILQFSGKELASADLFARVKEIWTAELGRDAGDLKDVKLYVKPEETTAYYVINENITGSFEL
- the coaD gene encoding pantetheine-phosphate adenylyltransferase, which produces MRTAVYPGTFDPVTNGHLDVVRRASELFDEVIIGVLHNSAKTPLFSVEERVNILEKATENIPNVKVKPFCGLSVDFARACNAKVIVRGLRAITDFEYELQMAQTNRILAPDIDTTFLITSLEYAYLSSTTVKEVAAFDGDISKFVPEFVAEEIRKKTSRE
- a CDS encoding alpha/beta-type small acid-soluble spore protein, translating into MANRSSNTTAVPEAKGALDRFKFEVANELGVPLSEGYNGNLTSKQNGSVGGYMVKKMIEAQERQMSGGSGQQF